Genomic window (Polyangia bacterium):
TGCTGGCACTGCTCTTCGATCTGGCGATCGCCGACGGTGGCGACGGCGATGATCGCCGCCTGGCGCGCGCGCACCTCGGCCAGGTTCGACAGCACCTTCTCGTAGCTTGGACCCTGGGGCGCGATCACCACCACCGGCAAGCCGTCGTCGATGAGGGCGATCGGCCCGTGCTTCATCTCGCCGGCGGGATAGCCCTCGGCGTGAATGTACGAGATCTCTTTCAGCTTCAACGCGCCTTCCAGGGCGATGGGATAGTTGGTCCCGCGCCCCAGAAAAAGCACGTCGCGAACGCCGGCAAATCGACCGGTGAGCTGCTCCAGGTCCGCCAGCCCAGCCAGCGCTGCTTCCATGTCGGTGGCGATGCGGGCTAGCCCCGTGGCCAGGGCGCGTGCCCTGTTCACGCCGCTGCCGCCGCGACCCCACCGGCTGGTGCGCCGGCCCATGTGTACGGCCACCAGCGCCAGCGCCGCCAGCTGCGAGGTGAACGCCTTGGTCGAGGCCACGCCGATCTCCAGGCCCGCGCGCGTGTACAGCGCGCCGTCGGAGGCGCGAGGAATGGCCGACCCGACCACGTTCGAGATGGCCAGCACCCGCGCGCCTTGAGCGCGCGCCTCTTTGACGGCCGCCAGGGTGTCGGCGGTCTCGCCGCTTTGACTGATGGCGATCACCAGATCGCTCGGCTCCAGCACGGACTCGCGGTAGCGAAACTCGCTGGCCACGTCCACTTCGCAGGGAATGCGCGCGGTCGATTCGATCATGAACTTGCCGACCAGCCCGGCGTGGTACGAGGTGCCGCAAGCGAGCAGCACCACGCGCCGCACCTGCTTCGGATCGATGACGAAACCGTCCAGGTCAGCGTCGCCTTGCTCGACCAGCAGCCGCCCACGCAAAGTGTCCGCCACCGCCCGCGGCTGCTCGTCGATCTCTTTGCGCATGAAGTGCGGATAGCCGCCTTTTTCGGCCTGGGCGGCGTCCCAGACGACGGTCTCCGGGGCTCGCGTGATGGGGGCGCCGTCGAGCGACGACAACCGAACACCGGTGCGCGTCAGCTCGGCGATCTCGCCGTCCTCCAGGAACATCACTTGGCGCGTGTGCTCGATGAGCGCGGGGACGTCGGAGGCGATGAACATCTCACCGTCGCCCAGCCCCACCACCAGCGGCGACGCCTTCTTCGCCGCGACGACGCACTGTTTGTCGTCGTCCGAAAGCACCACCAGCGCATACGTACCGCGCAAGAGGGCCAGCGCCCGGCGCACCGCCTCGACCAAGTTGGGAGCACCGCCGGCCAGCGCCTCGTCGACCAGGTGGGCGACGATCTCGGTGTCGGTCTGCGACAAGAAATGCCGGCCGGCGTTTTCCAGGCGGCGGCGCAGCTCGATGTGGTTTTCGATGATGCCGTTGTGCACGACGGAGATGGGCCCGACCTTGTGCGGGTGGGCGTTCTCGACGGAAGGACGGCCGTGGGTCGCCCACCGCGTGTGGCCGATTCCCATGTTGCCGTGCAGTCCGTGCGCCGCCACCCGCACTTCCAAGTTGGCCAGCTTGCCCCGGCAGCGCACCACCTCGGCCGGACCGCCGTTGGCCACCGCGACACCCGCCGAATCATAGCCCCGGTACTCGAGGTGGCGGAGACCACTGATCAGGATCGGCGCCGCCTCACGATCGCCCACGTAGCCGACGATGCCGCACACGTTCAGAATCTCCTTCCACGCGAACCCCGACCACGAATCACCAGCCACGCGCCCAGGGCCAGCGCCAGGCCCAGCCCGAACGGTTGCGGCGCCTCACCAGCGACGGTGCAGCCGCTGCCGGAGGCGACCTTCGTCGGGCCGACCGTGCCTGGCGTCGCCGATACGTCGGCCGCGCCGGTATCAGGAGAGGCTCCGCTGTCGGGGCGGGCGCCGATGGTTCCGGAGCCGCCCATGCCGCCCACACCAAAGGGGATGCCACTGTTCCCGCCCGAGCCGTCGCCCGGCACCGTCCCGGGAAGTCCGCCCGTTCCACCGGTCGCGCCGCCCGAGCCAGAGGCCATCTGACCGCCTGAGCCGCTCGCGCCACCTGAGCCCATTGCCCCGCCCGAGCCCATGGCGGGTGCACCGCCTGAGCCAGAAACTGGTGCGCCGCCGCTGCCGCTGGCGCCGCCCGTACCTGCGCCCGGATCACCACCCGCGTTTCCACCGGAGCCGGCCGCCACTGCGCCACCGCTGCCCGTCGCGCCGCCGGAGCCCATCACCACCGCCGGTGCGCCACCGCTGCCCGTCGCGCCGCCGGAACCCATCACCACCACCGGTGCGCCGCCGCTGCCGATCGCGCCACCGGTGCCGTCAACCATGGCGCCACCAGTGCCCGTCGCGCCGCCGGAACCCATCACCACCACCGGTGCGCCGCCGCTGCCGATCGCGCCGCCGATGCCGCCTGCACCGATCGGGATGCCACTGTTCGCGCCCGCGCCGTCACCCGGCACCGTCGTGGGCCCCCCTCCCGTTCCACCGGTCGCGTCGCCTGAGCCGGGCGCCATCTGACCACCGGTGCCGACGGCGCCGCCGGTGCCTTCTGCCTCCGCGCCGCCAGTGCCCGTCGCGCCGCCGGAACCCATCACCGGTGCGCCACCGCTGCCGACGGCTCCGCCGGTGCCTTCGACGATCGCGCCGCCGCTGCCCGTCGCGCCGCCCGAGCCGCCAACATCGGCGCCTGCATCGGTTCCACCGGCATCAACCGCGGCTGCGCCTCCGGTCCCGGCGTCGGGCGCGCCCGCATCAGCCATCGCGCCTCCGGTTCCCGCGTCGCTGCCACCGGCGCCGCCGCTGCCGTCGTTGCAGCCAACCAGCGAGAACGTCGCGTCTTGTCCGGCCGCCAGCGGAACGTACGAGATACGACGACCGGCGTAGGTCTCCGCCGTGGGGGTGCACAACCCCGTCACCGGGACCGTGACGGCGGCCGTGGCGTGGACGGTGATCGTCGATCCCGGTCCGATCGATGCGGTCACACCAGCGGCGTTGAACTGCATGCGATCGGTAATGTGGCCGCCGATCTGTTCCATGGTGGGGCTCATGATCGGCAGTCGCGACAGCGCCCCGAACTTGGTGAACGCGCTGTCGTGCAAGTCGGACAGCAAGCTGTGGCCACCGCTGTAACTGCGGGTGTTGGCCTGGTGAAACATCCACGGGTCGTTCTCGCCGCGGAGCAAATAGGTCAAAAGCAGATCGCTCTCGAAGTCCTGGATCTCCGCGACGGTGAGGTCGCGGCCCCAGTACGCGTGGTAAAGCGCGTTGTACTCGTTCGCCCATTCATCCGGCGTCGAGACGTTGTAAAAAAGGTTGGTGGGCCGGCGCGGGATGATCAATATGTCCGGCTGCAGCGGATTCCAGAGCCCGGCCTTGGGCGTCGGGTTGTTGTAGCCGGCCACCGACGTGTCCCCGACGAGAAAGCGAATGCCGGCGTCGTGCGCGGCGAGCATGGCCGCCGGGTTGGTCAACCCGGAAACCCCCGGGGTGACGATGTTGCGAAGATCGAACGGTTCAAGGCCCAGCTTGGCGATCAGTTTGTCGTTGCGCACGAACTCGTTCAGCGCCTGGGAGTAGCTGCCGGCCCACAGGTCACCTGGATCTGGCGGCGGCGTCGAATCGAGATAGGCGTGATCCCAGGTGTGGCTGATCCATTTGAACGCCGGGCCCAGCACCTGCGCGCGCGCCGTCAGCGGATCGCCGGGGATCTCGGCCGAACCTTGCCCGTTGAGCGCCCAATCGACGCGAAAGTCCGGGGTCGACGGATGCGAGCGCACCGTCTCTTGCCAGTCGCTGACGTTCTGCATGTCGTCCGCCGAAATTCGATAGCCGGCGGGATCGCCGAGGTAAGTCTCCGTCGACAGAAACAGGTCGTCGATCTGGGTGTCGTCATAGATGTGCCGTTCGCCGACGTAGACGCCGCGGGTCACCCAGGTCACGACGTCGGGCAGCAGCGCCAGCGAGTGCACGAGGCTGGGGCTCTGCGCGAAGGTGAGGACCAGGGTCTCGCGGTTGGCGCCGTGCTCGCGAATGGCGGCCAAGATGTTTCCGTTGGCGTCAACCAGCAGCGGCTCCGTCGCCGCGTCGGTGGCGACGGCCGGGTAGGCCCAGGCCTGCTTGATGGTCACGCCGGCGTCGCAGTTGAGTTCGCTGAACACCTGGACGCCCAGCGGGGTGCAGCTGGCGGGCAGCGGCGTCATCGACGTGTCGATCCCGGCGAGCGGCGTTATCCCGTAGGCCGTCGCTTCGGGATAGGTGTAAAGCGCCGCGCGCCGGACGACAAAGCGTGTCTCGTAGTCGGACAGCACCGTCCATTCATCGACGGAGAAGGCGCTGGTGGTGTTCGATGCCAGGTTCCCGAGGTCGAGGATCACGCCGTAATAAAGTCCGTGGCTGCCGGTGGCCAGGCGGTCGGCGGTCAGCGGCGGCTCGGTGGCGGCGTTGAAGACGTCGAACGGCGTTCCGAGGTATTGCAAGTTCTCGACGATCGCCAGATACGCCGGGTCGGTGCCATCGGCCGTGATCACCAAGAGGCGGGCATCAACGCTGGTCGCTTCGCCCGTGGTCGGCGCTGGCGCAGGCGTGGGGTCAATCGTCAGCATCGATTGCTGTTGGCGGGTCTGATAGGCGGTCGGCGCCAGCGGGCCGCGCGCCAGTTCGTGGCCAGTCGGTGCGATGCCCGACGGCGTCCGCTCATCGCATCCCAGCAGGCAGGTGGTCGCCAAACCCAGGCCGCCCACTAAAATGCTTGTTACCTTCTGCCTAAACATGATCCCTTCCTTTCAATTGACGCGAGGGGCACTGGCCATCGACTGACTGCCCACTTCTCGGCTGAAGTGAGAGCACCCGCCGTGCCATCGGCTCGATCCCTGCCGCGCTCGGACGGCGCGACGCGTGTCTATCATTAGATCAGTCGCATTCTTGCAAAGGTCGGCTAGCCACCCAGGTGTGGGATGGCTGCGGTCAAATGCGCACTTCTAGCTCTGCAACAGAAATTACAGGCCAGAATTGCGCAGTTCGGTGGTCCCCGGCTGCCTGACCGCCCGAATTCTCGTGAGGCACGGCGGTTGCTAGTTCAGCGGTCCAAGATGCGACGAGTTGAGTTTGTTCGATTCGCACTTCGCCGCTGGGCCTTACCAATCGCATTCGCTTCGCTGCTGGCGTCGGCGACGTCGCGCGCCGAGACCCCTCCCGCCGCAACGCGCCCGACCGAGGAGGAGGTGGACCGGGGTCGCGACGCTCGGACCGCCGCCACGATCGCCCTTGGCGAGGGCGCCTTCGATCGGGCCGCCACACTGTTAGCGCAAGCGA
Coding sequences:
- the glmS gene encoding glutamine--fructose-6-phosphate transaminase (isomerizing), coding for MCGIVGYVGDREAAPILISGLRHLEYRGYDSAGVAVANGGPAEVVRCRGKLANLEVRVAAHGLHGNMGIGHTRWATHGRPSVENAHPHKVGPISVVHNGIIENHIELRRRLENAGRHFLSQTDTEIVAHLVDEALAGGAPNLVEAVRRALALLRGTYALVVLSDDDKQCVVAAKKASPLVVGLGDGEMFIASDVPALIEHTRQVMFLEDGEIAELTRTGVRLSSLDGAPITRAPETVVWDAAQAEKGGYPHFMRKEIDEQPRAVADTLRGRLLVEQGDADLDGFVIDPKQVRRVVLLACGTSYHAGLVGKFMIESTARIPCEVDVASEFRYRESVLEPSDLVIAISQSGETADTLAAVKEARAQGARVLAISNVVGSAIPRASDGALYTRAGLEIGVASTKAFTSQLAALALVAVHMGRRTSRWGRGGSGVNRARALATGLARIATDMEAALAGLADLEQLTGRFAGVRDVLFLGRGTNYPIALEGALKLKEISYIHAEGYPAGEMKHGPIALIDDGLPVVVIAPQGPSYEKVLSNLAEVRARQAAIIAVATVGDRQIEEQCQHVLWIPEAPPLLQPLLTVLPLQLLSYAVAVARGNDVDQPRNLAKSVTVE